Proteins from one Streptomyces sp. NBC_00390 genomic window:
- a CDS encoding helix-turn-helix transcriptional regulator, which produces MTTAPAQLLTVPEVMARLKFGRSKVYDLIRSKRLVSITEGRCRRIPENAVQDYIRHRIEEAA; this is translated from the coding sequence ATGACGACGGCCCCCGCCCAACTGCTGACCGTGCCTGAGGTCATGGCGCGCCTTAAGTTCGGGCGCTCCAAGGTCTACGACCTGATCCGGTCGAAGCGTCTCGTCTCGATCACCGAGGGCCGCTGCCGCCGCATCCCTGAGAACGCGGTTCAGGACTACATCCGCCACCGGATTGAGGAGGCTGCCTGA
- the repSA gene encoding replication initiator protein RepSA — protein sequence MADTLDPTTLGDLLRVASAPDFDRWQDQIRKTGGCSQPIHLTGWSLTRDKTTGQVLHTYSTQDEPGGRLRIACGNRRASRCQPCAYLYAGDAYRLVRAGLSGDDAMHIPAAVRERPRVFTTLTAPSFGRVHNVPDTGRCRCGTRHTEDDPALGTALDPSTYDYAGAVLFNNHAGELWHRFVNRLRRELAAAAGLTQKAFKEAARLSFNKVAEFQKRGAIHFHAVIRIDGPDGPDSTPPAWATLDLLTNAIRAARKHPYTTVTVPAADGQPARTLCWGKKLDVQPIQAFDDGDDISEQKVAAYVAKYATKAAESTGALDRRVGELAELDQHRVPDHARRLIRACWDLDPLYPDRKLWAWAHMLGFRGHFLTKSRRYSSTFAERRQVRADYRAAEQRQALGLPEPETTLVLADWRYAGHGHTPGESALAASIAEDIRINRETAREALQDQCALEGAQHDDGPRPTADRA from the coding sequence GTGGCTGACACGCTCGATCCGACCACCCTGGGCGACCTGCTCAGGGTGGCTTCGGCCCCCGACTTCGACCGCTGGCAGGACCAGATCCGCAAGACCGGCGGTTGTTCCCAGCCCATCCACCTCACCGGCTGGAGCCTGACCCGCGACAAGACCACCGGGCAGGTCCTGCACACCTACTCGACGCAGGATGAGCCTGGCGGCCGGCTGCGCATCGCCTGCGGCAACCGCCGCGCTTCGCGCTGCCAGCCCTGCGCCTACCTGTACGCCGGAGATGCGTACCGCCTCGTCCGCGCGGGCCTGTCCGGTGACGACGCCATGCACATCCCGGCTGCCGTACGCGAACGCCCCCGCGTCTTCACCACCCTGACTGCTCCGTCCTTCGGCCGCGTGCACAACGTCCCCGACACCGGCCGCTGCCGCTGCGGCACCCGCCACACCGAGGACGATCCCGCCCTCGGCACCGCCCTCGACCCGAGCACGTACGACTACGCGGGCGCGGTGCTGTTCAACAACCACGCAGGCGAGCTGTGGCACCGGTTCGTCAACCGGCTCCGCCGCGAACTCGCCGCTGCGGCCGGACTCACACAGAAGGCATTCAAGGAAGCGGCCCGGCTGTCCTTCAACAAGGTCGCCGAGTTCCAAAAGCGCGGAGCGATCCACTTCCACGCCGTCATCCGCATCGACGGACCGGACGGGCCCGACAGCACGCCCCCGGCGTGGGCCACCCTCGACCTGCTCACCAACGCGATCCGCGCAGCCAGGAAGCATCCGTACACCACGGTGACCGTGCCCGCAGCCGACGGACAGCCCGCCCGCACGCTGTGCTGGGGCAAGAAGCTCGACGTCCAGCCCATCCAGGCCTTCGACGACGGTGACGACATCAGCGAGCAGAAGGTCGCCGCCTACGTCGCCAAGTACGCCACCAAGGCAGCCGAGTCCACCGGCGCTCTCGACCGACGGGTCGGTGAACTCGCCGAACTCGACCAGCACCGCGTGCCCGACCATGCCCGCCGGCTCATCCGCGCCTGCTGGGACCTCGACCCCCTCTACCCGGACCGCAAGCTGTGGGCCTGGGCTCACATGCTCGGCTTCCGCGGCCACTTCCTCACCAAGTCCCGCCGCTACTCCTCCACCTTCGCCGAGCGCCGACAGGTCCGCGCCGACTACCGCGCAGCCGAGCAACGCCAAGCCCTCGGCCTGCCTGAGCCCGAGACCACGCTCGTGCTCGCGGACTGGCGTTACGCCGGCCACGGACACACACCCGGCGAATCCGCCCTCGCCGCATCCATCGCCGAAGACATCCGCATCAACCGCGAAACCGCACGCGAAGCCCTGCAAGACCAATGCGCCCTGGAAGGAGCTCAGCATGACGACGGCCCCCGCCCAACTGCTGACCGTGCCTGA
- a CDS encoding DUF4383 domain-containing protein: protein MAAHVLHSKTGPVRLDEHLPVDHRLSRFYRIGAGLMGLVLVAFGILGLIDQIGFFDTRGDTVAGLNTNGALSVLSICVGGLLFVGMVIGGNFASTLNMVLGILFILSGFVNLALLDRSFNPLAFRIQNVMFSFVVGVMLMFFGMYGRVSATLPHDNPYWKARHPEQAEREQRARRRTELGAMRPTAYQPPPLAPPSSPQGQGRR from the coding sequence ATGGCCGCACACGTACTGCACTCGAAGACCGGCCCCGTCAGACTCGACGAGCATCTGCCCGTCGATCACAGGCTCAGCCGCTTCTACCGCATCGGTGCGGGGCTGATGGGCCTGGTGCTGGTCGCCTTCGGCATCCTCGGTCTGATCGACCAGATCGGCTTCTTCGACACTCGCGGCGACACCGTGGCCGGCCTGAACACCAACGGCGCGCTGAGCGTCCTGTCCATCTGTGTCGGCGGGCTGCTCTTCGTCGGCATGGTGATCGGCGGCAACTTCGCCTCGACGCTGAACATGGTCCTCGGCATCCTGTTCATCCTCAGCGGCTTCGTGAACCTCGCCCTCCTCGACCGGAGCTTCAATCCGCTCGCGTTCCGCATCCAGAACGTGATGTTCAGCTTCGTGGTGGGCGTGATGCTGATGTTCTTCGGCATGTACGGGAGAGTCAGCGCGACCCTGCCGCACGACAACCCGTACTGGAAGGCCCGCCACCCCGAGCAGGCGGAACGTGAGCAGCGCGCCCGTCGGCGTACCGAACTCGGGGCGATGCGGCCGACGGCCTACCAGCCACCCCCGCTCGCCCCGCCCAGCTCCCCGCAGGGGCAAGGGCGCCGCTAG
- a CDS encoding DNA cytosine methyltransferase — MMRRSATSRATSIHLFCGAGGDSDGFRRAGFDVVLGANHWARAVETHAANFPEAEHLCVDLDHYDMRRLPKARVLVGSPICTEGSPADGISRPKPPPTPGQLDLLEEGPIHDAAWERTRATAYDILRAAEVHDFDAVVCENVPRFATAWPLFTWWLHAWEILGFRHQIVSVTAAHIGADDNPHAPQWRDRIFIVFTRRKLRAPNLDVRPPAWCPVCEQDVLAVQSWRNGRKIGKYRQQYDFRCPNAGCRHRIVEPYVRPAAGAINWSDPGIRIGDRPTKGMKPLALSTLRKIRLGLEKHRVPSVVTVNHGDQGDGRAFPASAAPLPTRTVRIGDGIAIPPLLVPVGGSWNTDAAPVTVPMRTRTTRESEALLLPAPFITEHRGGGSTTRGVNDPLAAITAGGNHHGLVIPYRRGGPTTTGTPLHTIATRESAGLVLGTDSTPEQIDPQDCYFRMLSAREHLRAQRFTDDYTVLGHGGEQTKQAGNAVPANVAQWIASALLEVL, encoded by the coding sequence ATGATGCGCCGATCCGCCACTTCCCGCGCCACTTCCATTCATCTGTTCTGCGGCGCTGGCGGGGATTCGGACGGGTTCCGCCGTGCCGGGTTCGATGTGGTGCTGGGTGCCAACCACTGGGCCCGCGCGGTCGAGACCCACGCGGCCAACTTCCCCGAGGCTGAACACCTGTGCGTGGATCTCGACCACTACGACATGCGGCGTCTGCCCAAGGCCCGCGTCCTGGTCGGCTCCCCGATCTGCACCGAGGGCAGCCCCGCCGACGGCATCAGCCGCCCCAAGCCCCCACCCACCCCCGGCCAACTGGATCTCCTGGAAGAAGGCCCGATCCACGACGCCGCGTGGGAACGCACCAGGGCCACCGCCTACGACATCCTGCGCGCCGCCGAAGTCCACGACTTCGACGCCGTGGTGTGTGAGAACGTCCCCCGCTTCGCCACCGCATGGCCACTGTTCACCTGGTGGCTGCACGCCTGGGAGATCCTCGGCTTCCGCCACCAGATCGTGTCGGTCACCGCCGCCCACATCGGCGCGGACGACAACCCGCACGCCCCGCAGTGGCGGGACCGCATCTTCATCGTCTTCACCCGCCGCAAGCTGCGGGCACCGAACCTCGATGTCCGCCCGCCCGCCTGGTGTCCGGTCTGCGAACAGGACGTGTTGGCCGTTCAGTCCTGGCGCAACGGGCGGAAGATCGGCAAGTACCGGCAGCAGTACGACTTCCGCTGCCCCAACGCCGGCTGCCGTCACCGGATCGTCGAACCGTACGTGCGGCCCGCAGCGGGTGCGATCAACTGGTCAGACCCCGGTATCCGCATCGGCGACCGGCCCACCAAGGGCATGAAGCCCCTCGCCTTATCCACCCTTCGCAAGATCCGGCTCGGGCTGGAGAAGCACCGGGTTCCGTCCGTGGTCACCGTCAACCATGGTGACCAGGGCGACGGCCGCGCGTTCCCCGCATCGGCCGCTCCTTTGCCCACCCGCACGGTACGGATCGGGGACGGGATCGCCATCCCGCCGCTGCTGGTCCCGGTCGGTGGCAGCTGGAACACCGACGCCGCCCCGGTCACCGTGCCCATGCGCACCCGCACCACCCGCGAGAGCGAAGCCCTGCTGCTGCCCGCTCCGTTCATCACCGAGCACCGCGGCGGCGGCTCCACCACCCGAGGAGTCAACGATCCGCTGGCCGCGATCACCGCCGGAGGCAACCACCACGGCCTGGTCATCCCCTACCGCAGGGGCGGGCCGACCACCACCGGGACGCCGCTGCACACCATCGCCACCCGCGAGTCAGCCGGCTTAGTCCTCGGCACCGACAGCACCCCCGAACAGATCGATCCGCAGGACTGCTACTTCCGCATGCTGTCCGCCCGCGAACACCTGCGCGCCCAGCGCTTCACCGACGACTACACCGTCCTGGGCCACGGAGGAGAGCAGACCAAGCAGGCCGGAAACGCCGTACCCGCCAACGTCGCCCAATGGATCGCCTCCGCCCTGCTGGAGGTGCTCTGA
- a CDS encoding DUF4097 family beta strand repeat-containing protein, whose translation MERKSFAFSGETLTVDSDDSAITLVPSDVKDVQVARQIDGWAVFGGGPEATWKMKDGTLTLRVDCDGISSDCASRHTVKVPRGVAVNVNDDNGSVTASGFDTALKIRSDNGTVRITDSGGPLELDSDNGEVVTEGVTAKRVVATSDNGSVRLGLAAVPDRVESASDNGEVLIELPGAGAPYAVSAKSDNGDIDVDVPTDDSSAHIVTARSDNGKAVVRTAN comes from the coding sequence GTGGAGCGGAAGTCGTTCGCGTTCAGCGGGGAGACGCTGACCGTCGACTCCGATGATTCGGCCATCACTCTCGTACCCTCCGACGTCAAGGACGTGCAGGTCGCCCGGCAGATCGACGGGTGGGCCGTCTTCGGGGGCGGACCGGAGGCGACCTGGAAGATGAAGGACGGGACCCTCACCCTCCGGGTCGACTGCGACGGCATCTCCAGTGACTGTGCGTCACGGCACACGGTCAAGGTGCCCCGCGGGGTCGCCGTGAACGTGAACGACGACAACGGGAGCGTGACCGCGAGCGGGTTCGACACCGCACTGAAGATCCGGTCCGACAACGGAACGGTGAGGATCACGGACTCCGGCGGGCCGCTCGAGCTGGACAGCGACAACGGCGAGGTCGTCACCGAGGGTGTGACCGCCAAGCGCGTCGTCGCGACGTCGGACAACGGGTCCGTACGGCTCGGGCTCGCGGCCGTGCCCGACCGGGTGGAGAGTGCCAGTGACAACGGCGAGGTCCTGATCGAGCTGCCCGGCGCCGGCGCGCCGTACGCCGTTTCCGCGAAGAGCGACAACGGCGACATCGATGTGGACGTGCCGACCGACGACAGCAGCGCGCACATCGTCACCGCCCGCAGCGACAACGGCAAAGCCGTCGTGCGAACCGCGAACTGA
- a CDS encoding FtsK/SpoIIIE domain-containing protein: protein MTELLLCIGALVVFALIVRVKAPAVYWVLFGLPAALYRILSSYRPTMEACELTVAPPWWKVFAKKLSAGEQQARPGVPKLRGIRPTRTGLVIRLRLAAGLAPEDVVKSAERLRHAWAVYSVHVAEIKPGVVDLRMTGFDILDHVRMPRRLPTGPLSVTVALREDGRPFVRDYQDIPHALTLGANKSGKSMYQRCLIQALAPLEVALVGIDCKRGVEQTAFSPRLSALAITPDQADALLDALVEEMEERFDLLCLHQGIAPGTPLEDITSDIWGLPKKLRPVPIVVLIDEIAELFLITSKADTARRDRMVTQLVRLAQLARAVGIYLEVCGQRFGSELGKGATALRAQLTGRVVHRCNDKQTADMGLGDVSELAVFAATSIAHERAGTAIAGDSSGGWSRIRTPKTSLGQVAAVCHKFGHLTPHIPALDPFRPRTEAPVPVTVPMGAPSTS, encoded by the coding sequence GTGACGGAACTGCTGCTGTGTATAGGCGCGTTAGTGGTCTTCGCGCTGATCGTTCGGGTCAAGGCCCCGGCCGTGTACTGGGTGCTGTTCGGTCTTCCGGCCGCGCTGTACCGGATTCTCTCCTCCTACCGTCCGACGATGGAAGCCTGTGAGCTGACGGTCGCCCCGCCGTGGTGGAAGGTCTTCGCCAAGAAGCTGTCCGCCGGTGAGCAGCAGGCCCGCCCCGGTGTGCCGAAGCTGCGCGGCATCCGGCCGACCCGCACCGGTCTAGTGATTCGGCTGCGGCTGGCTGCGGGACTGGCTCCGGAAGACGTGGTCAAGTCGGCCGAACGGCTGCGGCACGCGTGGGCCGTCTATTCGGTGCACGTCGCGGAGATCAAGCCGGGTGTGGTCGACTTGCGCATGACCGGCTTCGACATCCTCGACCACGTGCGGATGCCGCGCCGCCTGCCCACTGGGCCGCTGTCCGTCACGGTCGCCCTGCGGGAGGACGGCCGGCCGTTCGTCCGCGACTACCAGGACATCCCGCACGCACTCACGCTGGGTGCGAACAAGTCGGGCAAGTCGATGTACCAGCGCTGCCTGATCCAAGCCCTCGCGCCGCTGGAAGTCGCCCTGGTGGGCATCGACTGCAAGCGCGGCGTGGAACAGACCGCCTTCTCCCCGCGCCTGTCGGCCCTGGCCATCACGCCGGATCAGGCGGACGCGCTGCTCGATGCGCTCGTGGAGGAGATGGAAGAGCGGTTCGACCTGCTGTGCCTGCACCAGGGCATCGCCCCGGGCACACCGCTGGAGGACATCACCTCCGACATCTGGGGCCTGCCGAAGAAGCTCCGCCCCGTTCCCATCGTGGTGCTGATCGATGAGATCGCCGAACTGTTCCTCATCACCTCCAAGGCAGACACGGCACGCCGGGACCGCATGGTCACCCAGCTGGTCCGTCTCGCGCAGCTGGCCCGCGCGGTCGGCATCTACCTGGAGGTGTGCGGGCAGCGCTTCGGCTCAGAACTCGGCAAGGGCGCAACGGCCCTGCGTGCCCAGCTCACCGGCCGCGTGGTCCATCGCTGCAACGACAAGCAGACCGCCGACATGGGCCTGGGCGACGTCAGTGAACTGGCCGTGTTCGCCGCGACCAGCATCGCTCACGAGCGGGCCGGTACCGCCATCGCGGGCGACTCCTCGGGTGGCTGGTCGCGCATCCGCACTCCGAAGACGTCACTGGGTCAAGTCGCCGCGGTGTGCCACAAGTTCGGGCACCTCACCCCGCACATCCCGGCCCTGGACCCGTTCCGCCCGCGCACCGAGGCCCCGGTACCGGTGACCGTGCCCATGGGTGCCCCCAGCACCTCGTAA
- a CDS encoding ASCH domain-containing protein: MPQPPAIELDAAPVLALTVWQPWASAIAYGTKRIENRTWPTDHRGLVLIHAGRSLDPSAHDAPLARPFLRRPFPRGAVVAVAVLDGCHADDGYCTLWSGRSPWHWRLSSVVPLAEPLPWPGARGLWTPPAGLLATPLLADALEAARG, translated from the coding sequence ATGCCCCAGCCCCCCGCCATCGAACTCGACGCCGCCCCGGTCCTGGCGCTGACCGTCTGGCAGCCCTGGGCGAGCGCCATCGCCTACGGCACCAAGCGGATCGAGAACCGCACCTGGCCGACCGATCACCGGGGCCTGGTCCTCATCCATGCGGGACGCTCTCTCGACCCGAGCGCTCATGACGCGCCGCTGGCCCGGCCGTTCCTGCGTCGCCCGTTCCCTCGGGGCGCGGTCGTCGCCGTGGCTGTGCTGGATGGCTGCCATGCCGATGACGGCTACTGCACTCTGTGGTCCGGCCGCAGCCCCTGGCACTGGCGACTGTCCAGCGTCGTCCCGCTCGCCGAGCCGCTGCCCTGGCCCGGCGCACGCGGTCTCTGGACCCCGCCCGCCGGGCTGCTCGCCACCCCGCTCCTCGCTGACGCGCTGGAGGCGGCCCGTGGCTGA
- a CDS encoding SCO3933 family regulatory protein: MPLKTEVMTLMLIQAPEKKVKNRETGEVAVDKQSGKVQFNVNVAVVVDGRPDAVTVVVTEDGVQPDLVPGMAVALPGLVATPWENDFGHGISFKATAVMAAQAPAENGKG, encoded by the coding sequence ATGCCTCTGAAAACCGAAGTCATGACGCTGATGCTCATCCAGGCTCCGGAGAAGAAGGTCAAGAACCGGGAGACCGGTGAGGTCGCGGTCGACAAGCAGTCGGGCAAGGTGCAGTTCAACGTGAACGTGGCCGTGGTCGTGGATGGCCGGCCGGACGCGGTGACCGTCGTGGTGACCGAGGATGGTGTGCAGCCGGACCTGGTCCCCGGTATGGCGGTGGCTTTGCCGGGCCTGGTGGCCACCCCGTGGGAGAACGACTTCGGGCACGGCATCAGCTTCAAGGCAACCGCGGTGATGGCCGCGCAGGCCCCGGCTGAGAACGGCAAGGGCTGA
- a CDS encoding DUF2637 domain-containing protein — MARSIRMDAVLVQAVIAGALSFAHLHDIAVAAGQDGWKAWAYPVSVDLLLVAAWRRLRILRAAGEPARAAWTWFAVALTASLGANVATAGLLDLNAVPAWLRILVAGWPALAFLGGTLLVHTPATDKAPVAEPAADVALTRDAPAPVEAPEPEPVAHPVPELPPAAPVPAALVEHARTVADAHRTATGAPIDADTLRARLGVPGPMADALALQLTGKD; from the coding sequence GTGGCCCGATCGATCCGCATGGATGCCGTGCTGGTGCAAGCCGTGATCGCCGGTGCGCTGTCCTTCGCCCACTTGCACGACATCGCCGTCGCCGCCGGGCAGGACGGCTGGAAGGCCTGGGCCTACCCGGTCTCCGTGGACCTGCTGCTGGTCGCTGCCTGGCGACGGCTGCGGATCCTCCGGGCTGCCGGTGAGCCCGCGCGTGCGGCGTGGACTTGGTTTGCCGTCGCGCTTACCGCATCGCTCGGCGCGAACGTCGCCACCGCGGGACTCCTCGATCTGAACGCCGTGCCCGCCTGGCTGCGGATTCTGGTGGCCGGCTGGCCCGCGCTCGCGTTCCTCGGCGGCACGCTCCTCGTCCACACCCCCGCAACCGACAAAGCCCCGGTTGCTGAACCGGCTGCGGATGTCGCGCTCACCCGCGACGCACCCGCCCCGGTCGAGGCACCCGAGCCCGAACCTGTCGCTCATCCGGTTCCGGAGCTGCCGCCCGCCGCCCCGGTGCCTGCCGCTCTCGTCGAGCACGCGCGGACGGTCGCCGACGCGCACCGCACTGCCACCGGCGCTCCGATCGACGCCGACACCCTGCGCGCCCGTCTTGGTGTGCCCGGCCCGATGGCCGATGCCCTCGCCCTCCAGCTCACCGGAAAGGACTGA
- a CDS encoding HAD family hydrolase, producing MTVLIASDLDRTLIYSNAALALTMPDAVAPRLLCVEVHEHKPLSYMTERAAALLSRVSEDAVFVPTTTRTRKQYQRISLPGAPSRFAICANGGHLLVDGVSDQDWRDQVAARLAQECAPLEEIRAHLSATADPAWLRKERVAEDLFAYLVVERQLLPEGWVTELTAWAEERGWTVSLQGRKIYAVPKPLTKSAAVREVARRVGAEHILTAGDSLLDADLLLAAHRGWRPGHGELAEADWHAPHIEALPQQGVAAGEEILRRFRNASRDFRRGMKRGRVGEQARRRAGVPTVAAGVPAAAAGPAAPVGPAPASPAGPVAPPAPR from the coding sequence GTGACCGTCCTCATCGCCAGCGACCTCGACCGTACGCTGATCTACTCGAACGCCGCCCTCGCGCTGACCATGCCCGACGCCGTCGCCCCCCGGCTGCTCTGCGTCGAGGTGCACGAGCACAAGCCCCTGTCGTACATGACCGAGCGGGCGGCCGCGCTGCTGTCCCGGGTCAGCGAGGACGCCGTCTTCGTACCCACGACGACCCGCACCCGCAAGCAGTACCAGCGCATCAGCCTGCCCGGTGCCCCGTCCCGGTTCGCGATCTGCGCCAACGGCGGGCATCTGCTCGTCGACGGCGTCTCCGACCAGGACTGGCGCGACCAGGTCGCGGCCCGGCTCGCGCAGGAGTGCGCCCCGCTCGAGGAGATCCGCGCCCATCTGTCCGCCACCGCCGACCCGGCCTGGCTGCGCAAGGAGCGGGTCGCCGAGGATCTGTTCGCCTATCTCGTCGTCGAGCGCCAGCTGCTGCCCGAGGGATGGGTCACCGAACTGACCGCCTGGGCCGAGGAGCGCGGCTGGACCGTGTCGCTGCAGGGCCGCAAGATCTACGCCGTACCGAAGCCGCTCACCAAGAGCGCCGCGGTGCGCGAAGTGGCGCGCCGTGTGGGGGCCGAGCACATCCTCACCGCGGGGGACTCCCTCCTCGACGCCGATCTGCTGCTCGCCGCCCACCGCGGCTGGCGGCCCGGCCACGGCGAACTCGCCGAGGCCGACTGGCACGCCCCGCACATCGAGGCGCTGCCCCAGCAGGGCGTCGCGGCGGGCGAGGAGATCCTGCGCCGGTTCCGCAACGCGAGCCGCGACTTCCGGCGCGGCATGAAGCGCGGCCGGGTGGGTGAGCAGGCACGCCGCCGAGCTGGAGTTCCCACCGTGGCGGCAGGCGTTCCCGCTGCGGCAGCCGGCCCCGCTGCACCGGTCGGCCCCGCCCCGGCATCGCCGGCCGGGCCCGTCGCGCCCCCGGCCCCGCGCTGA
- a CDS encoding GntR family transcriptional regulator, translated as MTVSPDDPRSAYVQIADDLRRKIATGALKAGQRLEGNAKMAEAYGVVSMTVRHALDILRDEGLIVSQQGRGTFVASDPPEGDSEQDGQLIAELAEIKTALGVINSRLDRLEGQLHERS; from the coding sequence GTGACTGTTAGCCCAGACGACCCCCGGAGCGCATACGTCCAGATCGCCGACGACCTCCGCCGGAAGATCGCCACGGGCGCACTAAAGGCTGGGCAGAGGCTCGAAGGCAATGCCAAGATGGCCGAGGCCTACGGCGTTGTCTCAATGACGGTCCGGCACGCTCTCGACATTCTGCGAGACGAGGGATTGATCGTCAGCCAGCAGGGGCGTGGAACGTTCGTTGCGAGTGATCCGCCCGAGGGAGATTCTGAGCAAGACGGGCAGTTGATCGCTGAGCTTGCTGAGATCAAGACCGCTCTGGGTGTCATCAACTCGCGGCTCGATCGCCTCGAAGGTCAGCTCCACGAGCGTTCCTGA
- a CDS encoding FmdB family zinc ribbon protein, whose product MPRYEFRCRTCGDTFEVNRPMAESSAPASCPAGHDDTVKLLSAVAVGGTKSTPAPSAGGGGGGGCCGGGCCG is encoded by the coding sequence ATGCCTCGTTATGAATTCCGCTGCCGGACCTGCGGCGACACGTTCGAAGTCAACCGCCCGATGGCCGAGTCCTCAGCTCCCGCAAGCTGCCCCGCCGGTCACGACGACACGGTCAAACTGCTGTCGGCCGTCGCCGTGGGCGGTACGAAGTCCACACCCGCGCCGAGCGCCGGCGGCGGTGGGGGCGGAGGCTGCTGCGGAGGCGGCTGCTGCGGCTGA
- a CDS encoding site-specific integrase, protein MASQRRRNPNGAGTITKRKDGRYQAAVYVLQPDGTRARKFAYGKTWAECDAKRRELLDKVDKGVPVPTRSAKLSEWLPYWLDNIIKPRRKRTTYAKYEVHVRLYLVPLLGSKRLESLSVADVRRFLNQLEKKTTAATAKESHRVLRTALTAACREELVIRNVATLVEPPTAEARDLSPWSLDETLDFLTAARKDPLYAAFVLAIALGFRRGEIVGLRWENLDLDKREIRVRTQRQRVRGEAYEDDPKGRRRRQTLPLPALCIAPLRWQRMQQAALRKRAGDRWEETGYVFTTRTGRAIEPRNLYRSFTRVADKADLRVIRLHDARHGCATLLTAAGVAPRVVMEILGHSQIAVTMNVYTHVVQDTQREAVSHLDRMLKRRAPAVNDRRR, encoded by the coding sequence ATGGCCTCCCAGCGCAGGCGCAACCCCAATGGCGCGGGCACCATCACCAAGCGCAAGGACGGCCGCTATCAGGCCGCCGTCTACGTCCTTCAGCCGGACGGCACTCGCGCCCGGAAATTCGCCTACGGCAAGACCTGGGCCGAATGCGATGCCAAGCGCCGTGAACTCCTCGACAAGGTCGACAAGGGTGTGCCCGTGCCTACCCGGTCGGCCAAGCTCTCAGAGTGGCTGCCGTACTGGCTCGACAACATCATCAAGCCGCGCCGCAAGCGCACGACCTATGCGAAGTACGAGGTTCACGTCCGGCTGTACCTGGTGCCGCTGCTCGGGTCCAAGCGGCTGGAATCGCTGAGCGTCGCCGATGTCCGGCGCTTCCTCAACCAGTTGGAGAAGAAGACCACCGCGGCGACCGCGAAGGAATCTCACCGCGTGCTTCGTACGGCGCTCACTGCCGCGTGCCGGGAGGAGCTGGTCATACGAAACGTGGCGACGCTGGTTGAGCCGCCCACGGCAGAAGCTCGTGATCTCTCGCCGTGGTCTCTGGACGAAACGCTCGACTTCCTGACAGCAGCGCGCAAGGACCCGCTCTATGCGGCCTTCGTGCTCGCCATCGCGCTCGGGTTCCGCCGCGGTGAGATCGTCGGCCTTCGCTGGGAAAACCTCGATCTCGACAAGCGCGAGATCCGGGTACGCACGCAGCGACAGCGTGTCCGCGGTGAGGCCTACGAGGACGACCCCAAGGGCCGCCGCCGTCGGCAGACCCTGCCGCTTCCCGCTCTCTGCATTGCTCCCCTGCGGTGGCAGCGGATGCAACAGGCTGCCCTGCGCAAGCGCGCCGGGGACCGGTGGGAGGAGACCGGCTACGTCTTCACGACCCGCACGGGCCGAGCGATCGAGCCGCGGAACCTGTATCGCTCCTTCACCCGCGTCGCTGACAAAGCGGATCTGCGCGTGATCCGGCTGCACGATGCCCGGCACGGTTGCGCGACGCTGCTGACGGCTGCGGGCGTGGCTCCTCGCGTCGTGATGGAGATCCTCGGACACAGCCAGATCGCCGTGACGATGAACGTCTATACGCACGTTGTGCAGGACACGCAGCGCGAGGCGGTGAGTCACCTGGATCGCATGCTCAAGCGGCGGGCACCGGCCGTAAATGACCGCCGTCGTTGA